AACCTTTAGTAATATATTTTAGTAGCGTTGAAGCATCCGGTAATTATTTAACCTCGACTTCTACATCCGCAAAGTACTTGCTAAAGTGAGCAACGTAATGACCCTTTTGTAAATGTGGTGGCAAGAGGAAGGTACCGCTAGAAACTTTAGTACCGGCGGGATAAGCAACGCCTTGTTCAGCCAATTTACCAACTAGCCATTTTAGTGAGTTTAAAGGGTTGCCTAAAACTTCGGATGATTTACCAGTGCCTAATTCTTTGCCGTCTAAAGTTAGGGTACAATCAACGGTTGCTAAATCGGCAACTGTAACTTTTTCGGTCGTATCAGCTCCGTAAACAACGCGGCCACCAACAGCGCCATCGGCCACGACCAAGTATTTAGAAAGGGCTGGGAACCAATCACTGAAACGAGAATCAGGTAATTCAACACCAGCAGCGACGCCAACTTTAGCTAGTAATTGTTCCAGTGTATCACTAGGTAAAAGGGCTTCTTTAGCAGTGAAAACCATTTCGACTTCTAACAATGGATCCATTAAATCACTGAGTGGCAACTGGGCTGGGCTACTGAGCCAAGCTGATTTAGTTTCAGCACCGTAAAAAGGTGAGTCAGAGTCGAACATTTTTTGCGTTTCCTCAGAAGTTAGACTGACTTTATAACCAGCTACTGGTTCTTTTTTGAGTTCAGTAAAGGCATGTTGGACACGATAAGCAGTATCAAAGTCAGGAACAGAAGCTTCCCAGTCACTGGCCTTTAGGGGCTTTTGTGTGGTTAAGGCCTGATGTAAAGCGTTAGCGACCTTAGTTTCAGTTGCGGATTGAACAGTTAATGTATTTTCACTCATAAAAAAGATCTCCCTAAAGATAGATTTAAACTTGTTACTAAAAAAGCGCCCCAGAAATACAATTGTATTTCCGGGACGCTACGGCGCGGTACCACCCAAATTCTTACTGTTATTACTAACAATAACTTAGTCACGTACGGTTATTCACGATACGCTAGCAGGGTAATGGCTGCAGCCAATGGGCGTTACTTAAATTCGACCCATAACTCAGAGGTGATTTTCATTGATTGATGACTAATTCCCTTTCACCTAACGGAACTCGCTGCTAGTCGAAATCAACTACTCTTCCTCTTCTTAGTAACTCATTTATTTTTAATTTAAATCTAATATAGTCGCCTTTAATCGATCTGTCAAGCATAAAAAAATAACTGACGTAGAAGCTCACGTCAGTTATTACTTGTTATTTAATTTCTTTTTCGTAAATATAATCACGGGTCATCGGTAAGTATTTACCAGAAGCACCTTTTGAAATTAAGAACTGAATGACATCGATATTACCGGATTCGAATGAAGCAGCAGCCGCTTGGAGATAAACATCCCACATGCGGATAAAGCGTTCATCTTGTAATTTGGCAATTTCATCACGGTGTTCGTTGAAATTCTTGTCCCAAATTTCTAGCGTGTGTTGGTAGTGCCGGCGTAAAGGCTCAACATCATCAATTTGTAAACCAGCATCAATGATATGTTGCGTATTTTCAACTAAGCCAGGAACGTAGCCACCAGGGAAGATATACTTAGTTAGCCAAGCGTTAGTGGCACCACCTTGTTGCCGCGTGATACCGTGGATCAAAGCGACACCATCGTCTTTAAGGTATTTGGCAACTGTTTTAAAGTAAAGTTCCAAATTTTCTTGACCAACGTGTTCGAACATCCCAACTGAAGTGACGTAATCAAATGGTTCGTGCTTCAATTCGCGATAGTCGACTAATTGGACATCAGCCACATCCTCTAAACCACGATCAGCAATTTGTTTAGTGACGTAGTTGTATTGTTCTTGGCTCAATGTGATCCCAGTAACTTTTAAACCATATTCTTCAGCAGCCGTTAACATCAAAGTTCCCCAGCCACAGCCAATATCTAATAATGTCCGACCAGCTTGTGGGTCTAACTTGTTGATGATATGGCGAACTTTATTCATTTGAGCTTGCTCTAATGTGTCTTCAGGTGTTTGGAAATAGGCACAAGAGTAGGTCATGGTTGAATCCAACCA
This is a stretch of genomic DNA from Loigolactobacillus coryniformis subsp. coryniformis KCTC 3167 = DSM 20001. It encodes these proteins:
- a CDS encoding 2-keto-4-pentenoate hydratase produces the protein MSENTLTVQSATETKVANALHQALTTQKPLKASDWEASVPDFDTAYRVQHAFTELKKEPVAGYKVSLTSEETQKMFDSDSPFYGAETKSAWLSSPAQLPLSDLMDPLLEVEMVFTAKEALLPSDTLEQLLAKVGVAAGVELPDSRFSDWFPALSKYLVVADGAVGGRVVYGADTTEKVTVADLATVDCTLTLDGKELGTGKSSEVLGNPLNSLKWLVGKLAEQGVAYPAGTKVSSGTFLLPPHLQKGHYVAHFSKYFADVEVEVK
- a CDS encoding SAM-dependent methyltransferase, which codes for MLEKTFYKTLFGHSFNIPVKVNYWDGKSTVYGDGEPEVTITLKEAIPMKEILNNASLALGEGYMDGKIEITGGPYSIQKLLTAAYENADSFMRNSKYIRFLPKQSHNEKHSKEDVQSHYDVGNDFYQLWLDSTMTYSCAYFQTPEDTLEQAQMNKVRHIINKLDPQAGRTLLDIGCGWGTLMLTAAEEYGLKVTGITLSQEQYNYVTKQIADRGLEDVADVQLVDYRELKHEPFDYVTSVGMFEHVGQENLELYFKTVAKYLKDDGVALIHGITRQQGGATNAWLTKYIFPGGYVPGLVENTQHIIDAGLQIDDVEPLRRHYQHTLEIWDKNFNEHRDEIAKLQDERFIRMWDVYLQAAAASFESGNIDVIQFLISKGASGKYLPMTRDYIYEKEIK